The genomic interval ataccTGAGTAAGGATTATTGGCTAGGCTCCCATCTCTGCCAGACAGGGTTGCAGTGGGCCCTGGGAATGTGATTCCATAGTAATCCTGCACAGTGTGGAACATGATTACAGTAGGACGATTAAAACCAGACACACCAAtcacaaaaaaagttaaaaggaaaaaaaaaaaaaaacacccatcaCCTTGATATGACACACAATACCAGTCACAAGTTTGGACACATACCTAAGCCATTTTGACCTAGACGCTTATGCTCAAACTTTGTTTCCAACCAGACGCCACACTTCCAATCCACGTTGCTTTTATAAGCACGGGAAGCTGGAATAATACCTTTTAATCTGGAGTATTCGCTCTTATAAATGTGAATGCACctttgtaaataatataaatgtgcaAAACTAGGTGTTCAAGCATTTGACCATTATTACTTTATAAACACTGCCAgaaagaaacaataataatagcacCGCTCCACTGAACAGCCAGCTCAGCAACAAATCTGAACCCGGATCCATCCAGAACCTTAATTGGTGCGTTCCTGAAACACAGCAGTGTGCGCCGATACTTTAATCATTATCCGTACAAAATACTAGAGGAGTGTGAGTGCAAACACTGGGGCTGAATCTCAGGTGTCTTTCTACACTATTTGTGAGGGCACAAGGTGCAGCTCTATTCATTTGTACTCCGTGTAGTGTGCAACAAAGTGAACGGGAGGGCATTTGGGACTTGTCCTAATACTagaaaaaggggaagaaaagTAACACCAAGCCATGTACACTATCAGTCAAAAGTTCgtggacacttgactgaaatgtatctcatgatcttaaaaaccttttgatctgaaggtgtatgattaaatgtttgaaatcgatGTTGTagtcaaaaatataatcgtgccgacgtattcaatTTCTTTTGTTAGAAAactcacattttatttacaaaagaattttttttttaaatggatgactgagcgaaatattccgaaaagcagccgataagagtccagcgtaggtgggaactcctttaatacagtttaaaaagcatctcaattCCTCAAAATCCTCAAGAAATCGttcgagaaaatgccaagaatacgtttctggaaattctaggcaaaaaggggggtctactttgaagatgttaaatttttaattagtttgatttattttggatttttcattatcacgacataattcccatagttccctttgtgttattccagagttttgattactttattattattctaaaatgtcggggggaaataataataaagaatgagtgtctaaacttttgactggtagtatagataaaatatatatatatatatatataaaaaataaaatactgtgagtgaataaaaatgaatctgaaacattacattgcacacacactacgTGAATAACtactgaagatttttttttttgctgaaaggAATTCCAATTAATCCGTGCGTCTTCCCTATTTTTAGCTCCACCCCGGCTTACGTGGTACCTGGGCAACTAAGTTCAGCACGGTTTGCTTGGAGGTGGAAACGGAAACAACGTGGAGGATCGTGGGCGATTTGCTACACGACATCTGGTGGAAAAGTTCTGTAAGCCTCTGTTTTCCAGAGGGAAGCTACTATTCTTGTCAACAATCAGGTTTCACTCTCACCGAAATGCTGAACAAGATGGGTACGGACTCACCATTGGTAGCCTGGACTGCAGCATGTGGAGGTCTTCGTAGCCGTAGATTTGCTGGAGGACGCAAACGGAGCTCATTGCGTTACAACGTTACCTTCACACTCacttttctaaaaaataatcacCTTTCTACATTTATATTCCCCCAGAGTTGCAGAACTCCAATGATAGTGAGACACACCCTAAAATCATTACAGTTTCAACAgattaatacaaaaacaagcCAGAGATTAAAGTGAAAgcttatctcttttttttttttttttgtaaatttaaaaaaaaatcctataacGGTTACCGGGTATGCAGGCAGCAGGCCTCCAGGCCCCATGATATACTGGTTGGGTAGCAGCGGAGGAACCCCCTGAGACAAGTTAGGGGGGGCTTTTCCTGTAATGCAACAGAAGAAAAAACCATATTAGCAAAGACGGATGGATCCAATAcagggaggagaaaaaaaactcacAGAATGACGACTTATGCAGCTAGCACAGTTGCTTCTATCTTCCAACTAAAGCTCTAAATAACGCATAATGCATGGCGTGAAGTCAGACCAGTAGAAGAAGAAAGCAGGGGTGCGGTCCTGATGGCCGAGGGTGCGGTGGTTCCGTTCCCGCTGAGCCCGAGTACTGCCGAGTGCAGGCTGCTGCTTACTGCACTGCTCACGCCGTTGTTACCGGAAAGCGCTGAGACGGACACGGAGGAGAACGCCGCTGACGACGCGGCCAGAGAATTCACGCTGTCCACGTTGGTGTACTGCAGGTACAAACGAGACCGAAAGACATGAACAGTGGTGTCgtggaagaaagagaaaaaaagaaaaaaaaaaggcaacgcGTGGTCGTAACGTTAAGGAACTAATTTGATCTCTGTTATTAATTCAATAggtgagaaataaaacaggaaCGCGAGTGGTGTTAATAATCAGGCAAATAATCAGCAACATAGCAgaagttgattagtttcctattacagcactCCTCGTGGTGTTTTTATATCACAGAGAATGTTGCGGAAGGTGTTGCTGCAGGATTTAACCCGTATTaccatcttttcttttcttagcaAGACTctaagattttgtttttataggcgtttttttttttttttttaaatgttttgcaaTAATGGGCTTGATGTGGAGTTATGATGTAACAACAATAATTGTTACGCAAGTATTTTGAAGGCTGTGACAataggccgtgtgtgtgtgcgtttcacTGTCATCACACACCGTTAGTGAAGAGCTGGTGCCAAGCGCTGATACTGAGGAATGGCCACTGCTCACATGGCTACTAGGGAAAAACCGAAGGGGGACAAAGAAACAGATAATGTGTCACTCTTCAGTGTGCTTCCATTTTGTCCCTGAGAAGAACAGATAAACAAGTTCACCTGCTGAGAGAGGAGAGGGTTGCAGAGGGCAGTTCAGGTGCCAGGCTGGATAGAGTCGAGCTGTGGGGCGTAACTGAAGGGGGCAAAAGAGACAACGGGGCAGAAGGCAGAGCAACACTGGTGCTACCGCCTAAAGACGGAGACTCTGGCTTCGGAGTGGAGGAACTCGATGTAGCTACAAGCAGAAGAGAAgtagaaaatgtttattttaaaaaataataataataaatcgcATCCAAAGccaaaaatacagagaaaagaaaatctgCTTACAGTCTAGAGCAGCAGAGGTCCTGacaccattaaaaccattctgTTCAAGGAGAAATCAAATACACTGTCAACTTTTATCTAAAAGAATCCAAAAAGTCATCGGTAACGATGAAAGGTATCTGGTGGGTTATCTACCGTGCAGCTAAAGGAAAGCAGACTTTCTCACTAACCGTCACAGGTCCAGAGGACTCCTTGCTCTGGGAGAAGGTCAGTCTTGAGTGAGGAGCCACTCCACAGTCAAAGCTGTTCCCAGCTGAGGACGCCACCGATgacgaggaagaagaggaggaagatgaggaggtAGAGGTGGATACTGAGTTGGCACTGGGGGTAGTAAGGGTGGAGGGAGCGAGACTGGGTAGCACCGAGGGAGGTGGGTAGATGCTGTCAGAGGAGGCCAGAGGAGGCAGCAACAATGGGACAGTACTGGCCAGAGATTCACTGCTGGGATGAACAAGCAATACTGTCACAGTGTGTATATCTccgtgtctactttgaagatgctaaaacacaattattttggatttttttttttatcacaacataattcccatagttacatttgtgttattccagagttttgataactttattattattctaaaatgtgaggggaaaataaataaataaataaagaatgagtgtgtctaaacttttgactggtagtataGATTAAATTAACAAGGCTTCATTAACAGATTAGGATATACAGTAGGTTTTAAAGACCCTGCTTGATGTCTACAGACCTCCAGGGGTCCATGAAGCATACTCGgagagagttttaaaaaaaaaataaataaaactaacaaCAAAACTAGCTGGTTTCTGTTAATGGAGATTTGATGACTCCGATAAATTGGTATAACGAAACACATTTGCCTATGTTCACCAAATAATCAATCGTAAGGGGGTTTGAAAAGGTTCCCAAGCTCCAAAAGCTTAAGAACCACTGCTATACCTGAAATACAGTATGCTTTTCAAATATAGgataatgtgtaaaaaaaaaaaaaaaaatgtacattcacTTCTCCTAACTGACCTGATTGGTTTGGAGTAGAGGCTGCTTTGGGTCTGCGGAACAGGCACAGGGGCTTCTCGCGTAGCTTCACTGTTGCAACTCTCAGGCTGGCCAAACTCTGGCAACGCTGACTCTGAGCCAAAGTCCAGAGCGCCGAATTGCACGTTGAGCCCAGACACGTCTGCCGAGCCAGGCATCTCCACCGCAGTGGACGGAATCTATACACGCAGACGATATTTTCTTTTACCTCATAACTATATGATTACAGCTGCAAACCGTAGTGTGCTGTTATTTCCTATTTTTTTAAGTTCTTCATAATTTCGATTCAGAGATAGGGCACGGAACACTGATGCGGAGCACTTCCTGGAGCGATAAACTGCACTTGTTTAACTTAAACCATACCAAATCATTCTGAAATAATTTTCTCTGCACAgcctgtgacaaaaaaaaaagaagaaaacacactcaCCTTGGATGTGGGAGCTATCCTTCGTTTCTGCGTCTTAATCTGCCGGTGCTGCGTGCCGCTGACCTGCGAGTCTGTTGTCTGCGGAGGGGCCGCGTGGGTTTGAGAAGGCTCTGGCGCTTTGGAGAATGCCTCCGGTGGAGCCTGGATGGCCGACGGGCCGTTCTGTGCCAGAGGACTGGGCTGCCTCGCCAGCGGTAGAGATCCCGTGTTGCTCAGAGAGCTCTGCTGCCGCTGGCTCAGCTGGCTTAGCACCGACGAAGGCTCTGGTTGCATCTTAAACTCCCCTAGAAGGCACACACGGTGCGAGAATAAAGTCCAAACGGTCGAGAGCTGAACATGAACGGGAGGCGGAAATAATAGACTGGTGTGAAAATGATGGATGTGGAATGAAACTTACGACTGAATTGGGAGGGCAGTGAGGCAGAGCTCTGTGTTCCTGGAGGTTTGATATCCCAAGATGAAGAGGGAACAGGCATCCCTGTACCCCCCAGTCCACCTACAGGGTCACGGTCATCCCCCGAGCTAGGAGGCTGGGAAGTAAGCTGCCCAAGGCCTGGTCCCTTCAGTTGCTCCAGTATCTGTTGTCCAGCGGTCTGTCCCAGCTTAGGGCCACCCAGCTCCCCAAATCCAGAACCCAGAACTGAGGACTGGAGACAGAAACAAAACTCAGAACTCACTAGTATTGTAACTCTAGTATTGTAAGATGCAGTCATAAGGACATTCTGacgtacactaccggtcaaaagtttagacacactcactcattatttattttccacattttagaataataataaagtcatcaaaactctggagtaacacaaatggaactatgggaattatgttgtgataaaaaaaatccaaaataatttagtattttagcatcttcaaagtagacacactttttgcctagaatttccagaaatgtattcttggcattttctcactCGATTTCTTGAGGactttccctgagatgctttctAAACAGTATTAAACAAGTTCCCATATATGCTAGACACTTATAagctgcttttctgaatatttcgctcagagtcaaaaaaaaaaaaagttatttgtaaataaaatgttagttttctaatgaaaaaatgaatatgTAGGAACAATGATATTTTTacctacaacaccgatttcaaacatttaatcatacaccttcagatcaaaaggtttttaagagcATGGGAAACGTTTtagtcaagtgtccacaaacttttgaccggtagtgtatctCAAACACATCCTCGTTACTGCGCCACTGTGTAACAGAATCGAGTTTGCACTATAGCACACATTGTAAACGATATAAAAAGGAATTCTATAACTCCCCTTAAGTGAAgttatagattttatttgaattcaAATTCTTGTCTGTGCCACTTTGCCTCTTTCTTGTTTCCAGTGCCTCACCAGGGTGGCATGTGCGTAGCTGGTACTGCCCGTGGCAACGCTGCCTCCGTTGCGCGTGGGCTGGTGGTGGGAGTTGGTGAAGACGAGGCTGTGGCCAAGCCCTTGAGACGAGGCAGGCTTCGGATTCTCCGACTCCTCTCTGCCGGCAGGCTTCTGCAGCAGAGACGCCAGGTCCAGACTGCGCAAGAcaacacagacatacacacacacacacacaggtcagctGCCGCCGTCCTTACAGGAGCGATCGAATCACAGCGGTGCTGGTTTTAACAATAGGTCATGCTGTAATTTGTCACCTTTGGCCAGGGGTGATATGATGATTCTCAGCTGGAGGTGCTGCACATGAGGAGGTGAACACTTTGGTCTCTGAGAGCTGAAAAGGACAAAACCTAATCAGTTGTCAAAGCCTCTTAATATTAAAATCTTTTCatagcaaaatataaatagataTTCAGAAAGACGGGCGTGACGTACGCTCACATCCTCGGTCCAGTCTTCAGCTGCCCAGTCTTCCAGAGTGTTGCGCCACGCCACTGTAGAGCCATGATGAAGAAAGCGGACAAGGGTGAAATCAGGGAAAAGCCTATTTGCTACATCCTGGCGCTAAAGTAAAATCAGGTGTGTTTAAATGCTCGGGTTTCTTACCTGTACCATCTGTGGCGTCGTTGGTCCCCGATTCCCATACGTCAGCATGCGAGTTGGTCGTGCCACTGTCCATAGTGTAGTCCGCTGGGTTAAAGGTCCTGCAGATtgaacgttaaaaaaaaaacaaaaaaaaaacacaaaacaaaaattttatataaaaagaaaatctttAATGGAGAGTAAACCAAAGCAAAGCTGTGAAAGGCCAGTTGATGTGTGCGCATATTACCATACTGACCCCATTCCCTGTGCTGTGAACCTGCTGGCCCCTGGGGCCCGGCCTCTCCCCCTGCCTCcagacactacacacacacacacacacacacacacacacacacacacacacacgtaaatatTAACAAACCTCCTGAGACACTACAAAGTGACTATGTGCGCAATTTTGCATTTGTGTACCTCGTCCTTTCCCCCTGCGGCCGCGGTCAGCTCCTTTCTCCACCGGTGCGGAATCCACTCCGTTCTCCTCAACCCTCGCTGACGACCGCAAATTTACACGTgcggagaaagaaaaaaaaacacagtgtcTTCATATgtaaactgtatatataaacagtacACATGCAAAATCGATATGAACGATTTCGCAATGACTCTTTGTACAGTTTAATATATTAGCACCCTCGACAAAATAAACCACTCTTAAATCTCTGGCCAACGTTTAATCGAATAAACAAACATGGAAACCTGTTACTCGTTCGTCGGCTCGATCGGTGCTGGCTGTTACAGTACTTGGGGGTAAGTCTGTTCCCAAAGCATACAATACAATAACGGCAACATCTACGAAATGT from Ictalurus furcatus strain D&B chromosome 18, Billie_1.0, whole genome shotgun sequence carries:
- the ubap2a gene encoding ubiquitin-associated protein 2a isoform X1 gives rise to the protein MMTSLGGDRARSTREKVLPTSTQTTQPQKQLQATAEQIRLAQMIYDKNDADFEDKVNQLMEVTGKNQDECMVALHDCNEDVNRAINFLLEGTSDTTSWETVGKKKSLGKDGISSESKENKENREKKGEKESTKARGGANRRGKVASRNRPARVEENGVDSAPVEKGADRGRRGKGRVSGGRGRGRAPGASRFTAQGMGSVWTFNPADYTMDSGTTNSHADVWESGTNDATDGTVAWRNTLEDWAAEDWTEDVSLSETKVFTSSCAAPPAENHHITPGQSLDLASLLQKPAGREESENPKPASSQGLGHSLVFTNSHHQPTRNGGSVATGSTSYAHATLSSVLGSGFGELGGPKLGQTAGQQILEQLKGPGLGQLTSQPPSSGDDRDPVGGLGGTGMPVPSSSWDIKPPGTQSSASLPSQFSREFKMQPEPSSVLSQLSQRQQSSLSNTGSLPLARQPSPLAQNGPSAIQAPPEAFSKAPEPSQTHAAPPQTTDSQVSGTQHRQIKTQKRRIAPTSKIPSTAVEMPGSADVSGLNVQFGALDFGSESALPEFGQPESCNSEATREAPVPVPQTQSSLYSKPISSESLASTVPLLLPPLASSDSIYPPPSVLPSLAPSTLTTPSANSVSTSTSSSSSSSSSSSVASSAGNSFDCGVAPHSRLTFSQSKESSGPVTNGFNGVRTSAALDSTSSSSTPKPESPSLGGSTSVALPSAPLSLLPPSVTPHSSTLSSLAPELPSATLSSLSSSHVSSGHSSVSALGTSSSLTYTNVDSVNSLAASSAAFSSVSVSALSGNNGVSSAVSSSLHSAVLGLSGNGTTAPSAIRTAPLLSSSTGKAPPNLSQGVPPLLPNQYIMGPGGLLPAYPQIYGYEDLHMLQSRLPMDYYGITFPGPTATLSGRDGSLANNPYSGEVTKFGRGDSTSPAPPTTLSAAHAPQAAQPPQAQSQGQSQPQPQGHHSTQQAFLNPALPPGYSYTGLPYYPGVPGMPSAFQYGPTMFVPPASAKQHGMGLSNPSTPFQQPGGYSQHTFSSGYDDLTQGPAGAEYSKGYSNSSQTQAKSAASGPGKGVSVTSSNSGVPDISGTVYNKTQSFDKQGFHAGTPPPFNLPSALGGTGPLNPGGAPGYAPGPFLHILPAHQQPHSQLLHHHLTQDGQGGPNQRNQSSSMQQKTQVNKSSYGSSPYWGN
- the ubap2a gene encoding ubiquitin-associated protein 2a isoform X4; the protein is MMTSLGGDRARSTREKVLPTSTQTTQPQKQLQATAEQIRLAQMIYDKNDADFEDKVNQLMEVTGKNQDECMVALHDCNEDVNRAINFLLEGTSDTTSWETVGKKKSLGKDGISSESKENKENREKKGEKESTKARGGANRRGKVASRNRPARVEENGVDSAPVEKGADRGRRGKGRVSGGRGRGRAPGASRFTAQGMGSVWTFNPADYTMDSGTTNSHADVWESGTNDATDGTVAWRNTLEDWAAEDWTEDVSLSETKVFTSSCAAPPAENHHITPGQSLDLASLLQKPAGREESENPKPASSQGLGHSLVFTNSHHQPTRNGGSVATGSTSYAHATLSSVLGSGFGELGGPKLGQTAGQQILEQLKGPGLGQLTSQPPSSGDDRDPVGGLGGTGMPVPSSSWDIKPPGTQSSASLPSQFSREFKMQPEPSSVLSQLSQRQQSSLSNTGSLPLARQPSPLAQNGPSAIQAPPEAFSKAPEPSQTHAAPPQTTDSQVSGTQHRQIKTQKRRIAPTSKIPSTAVEMPGSADVSGLNVQFGALDFGSESALPEFGQPESCNSEATREAPVPVPQTQSSLYSKPISESLASTVPLLLPPLASSDSIYPPPSVLPSLAPSTLTTPSANSVSTSTSSSSSSSSSSSVASSAGNSFDCGVAPHSRLTFSQSKESSGPVTNGFNGVRTSAALDSTSSSSTPKPESPSLGGSTSVALPSAPLSLLPPSVTPHSSTLSSLAPELPSATLSSLSSHVSSGHSSVSALGTSSSLTYTNVDSVNSLAASSAAFSSVSVSALSGNNGVSSAVSSSLHSAVLGLSGNGTTAPSAIRTAPLLSSSTGKAPPNLSQGVPPLLPNQYIMGPGGLLPAYPQIYGYEDLHMLQSRLPMDYYGITFPGPTATLSGRDGSLANNPYSGEVTKFGRGDSTSPAPPTTLSAAHAPQAAQPPQAQSQGQSQPQPQGHHSTQQAFLNPALPPGYSYTGLPYYPGVPGMPSAFQYGPTMFVPPASAKQHGMGLSNPSTPFQQPGGYSQHTFSSGYDDLTQGPAGAEYSKGYSNSSQTQAKSAASGPGKGVSVTSSNSGVPDISGTVYNKTQSFDKQGFHAGTPPPFNLPSALGGTGPLNPGGAPGYAPGPFLHILPAHQQPHSQLLHHHLTQDGQGGPNQRNQSSSMQQKTQVNKSSYGSSPYWGN
- the ubap2a gene encoding ubiquitin-associated protein 2a isoform X6, which produces MMTSLGGDRARSTREKVLPTSTQTTQPQKQLQATAEQIRLAQMIYDKNDADFEDKVNQLMEVTGKNQDECMVALHDCNEDVNRAINFLLEGTSDTTSWETVGKKKSLGKDGISSESKENKENREKKGEKESTKARGGANRRGKVASRNRPARVEENGVDSAPVEKGADRGRRGKGRVSGGRGRGRAPGASRFTAQGMGTFNPADYTMDSGTTNSHADVWESGTNDATDGTVAWRNTLEDWAAEDWTEDVSLSETKVFTSSCAAPPAENHHITPGQSLDLASLLQKPAGREESENPKPASSQGLGHSLVFTNSHHQPTRNGGSVATGSTSYAHATLSSVLGSGFGELGGPKLGQTAGQQILEQLKGPGLGQLTSQPPSSGDDRDPVGGLGGTGMPVPSSSWDIKPPGTQSSASLPSQFSREFKMQPEPSSVLSQLSQRQQSSLSNTGSLPLARQPSPLAQNGPSAIQAPPEAFSKAPEPSQTHAAPPQTTDSQVSGTQHRQIKTQKRRIAPTSKIPSTAVEMPGSADVSGLNVQFGALDFGSESALPEFGQPESCNSEATREAPVPVPQTQSSLYSKPISESLASTVPLLLPPLASSDSIYPPPSVLPSLAPSTLTTPSANSVSTSTSSSSSSSSSSSVASSAGNSFDCGVAPHSRLTFSQSKESSGPVTNGFNGVRTSAALDSTSSSSTPKPESPSLGGSTSVALPSAPLSLLPPSVTPHSSTLSSLAPELPSATLSSLSSHVSSGHSSVSALGTSSSLTYTNVDSVNSLAASSAAFSSVSVSALSGNNGVSSAVSSSLHSAVLGLSGNGTTAPSAIRTAPLLSSSTGKAPPNLSQGVPPLLPNQYIMGPGGLLPAYPQIYGYEDLHMLQSRLPMDYYGITFPGPTATLSGRDGSLANNPYSGEVTKFGRGDSTSPAPPTTLSAAHAPQAAQPPQAQSQGQSQPQPQGHHSTQQAFLNPALPPGYSYTGLPYYPGVPGMPSAFQYGPTMFVPPASAKQHGMGLSNPSTPFQQPGGYSQHTFSSGYDDLTQGPAGAEYSKGYSNSSQTQAKSAASGPGKGVSVTSSNSGVPDISGTVYNKTQSFDKQGFHAGTPPPFNLPSALGGTGPLNPGGAPGYAPGPFLHILPAHQQPHSQLLHHHLTQDGQGGPNQRNQSSSMQQKTQVNKSSYGSSPYWGN
- the ubap2a gene encoding ubiquitin-associated protein 2a isoform X3 — its product is MMTSLGGDRARSTREKVLPTSTQTTQPQKQLQATAEQIRLAQMIYDKNDADFEDKVNQLMEVTGKNQDECMVALHDCNEDVNRAINFLLEGTSDTTSWETVGKKKSLGKDGISSESKENKENREKKGEKESTKARGGANRRGKVASRNRPARVEENGVDSAPVEKGADRGRRGKGRVSGGRGRGRAPGASRFTAQGMGSVWTFNPADYTMDSGTTNSHADVWESGTNDATDGTVAWRNTLEDWAAEDWTEDVSLSETKVFTSSCAAPPAENHHITPGQSLDLASLLQKPAGREESENPKPASSQGLGHSLVFTNSHHQPTRNGGSVATGSTSYAHATLSSVLGSGFGELGGPKLGQTAGQQILEQLKGPGLGQLTSQPPSSGDDRDPVGGLGGTGMPVPSSSWDIKPPGTQSSASLPSQFSREFKMQPEPSSVLSQLSQRQQSSLSNTGSLPLARQPSPLAQNGPSAIQAPPEAFSKAPEPSQTHAAPPQTTDSQVSGTQHRQIKTQKRRIAPTSKIPSTAVEMPGSADVSGLNVQFGALDFGSESALPEFGQPESCNSEATREAPVPVPQTQSSLYSKPISESLASTVPLLLPPLASSDSIYPPPSVLPSLAPSTLTTPSANSVSTSTSSSSSSSSSSSVASSAGNSFDCGVAPHSRLTFSQSKESSGPVTNGFNGVRTSAALDSTSSSSTPKPESPSLGGSTSVALPSAPLSLLPPSVTPHSSTLSSLAPELPSATLSSLSSSHVSSGHSSVSALGTSSSLTYTNVDSVNSLAASSAAFSSVSVSALSGNNGVSSAVSSSLHSAVLGLSGNGTTAPSAIRTAPLLSSSTGKAPPNLSQGVPPLLPNQYIMGPGGLLPAYPQIYGYEDLHMLQSRLPMDYYGITFPGPTATLSGRDGSLANNPYSGEVTKFGRGDSTSPAPPTTLSAAHAPQAAQPPQAQSQGQSQPQPQGHHSTQQAFLNPALPPGYSYTGLPYYPGVPGMPSAFQYGPTMFVPPASAKQHGMGLSNPSTPFQQPGGYSQHTFSSGYDDLTQGPAGAEYSKGYSNSSQTQAKSAASGPGKGVSVTSSNSGVPDISGTVYNKTQSFDKQGFHAGTPPPFNLPSALGGTGPLNPGGAPGYAPGPFLHILPAHQQPHSQLLHHHLTQDGQGGPNQRNQSSSMQQKTQVNKSSYGSSPYWGN
- the ubap2a gene encoding ubiquitin-associated protein 2a isoform X2, with amino-acid sequence MMTSLGGDRARSTREKVLPTSTQTTQPQKQLQATAEQIRLAQMIYDKNDADFEDKVNQLMEVTGKNQDECMVALHDCNEDVNRAINFLLEGTSDTTSWETVGKKKSLGKDGISSESKENKENREKKGEKESTKARGGANRRGKVASRNRPARVEENGVDSAPVEKGADRGRRGKGRVSGGRGRGRAPGASRFTAQGMGSVWTFNPADYTMDSGTTNSHADVWESGTNDATDGTVAWRNTLEDWAAEDWTEDVSLSETKVFTSSCAAPPAENHHITPGQSLDLASLLQKPAGREESENPKPASSQGLGHSLVFTNSHHQPTRNGGSVATGSTSYAHATLSSVLGSGFGELGGPKLGQTAGQQILEQLKGPGLGQLTSQPPSSGDDRDPVGGLGGTGMPVPSSSWDIKPPGTQSSASLPSQFSREFKMQPEPSSVLSQLSQRQQSSLSNTGSLPLARQPSPLAQNGPSAIQAPPEAFSKAPEPSQTHAAPPQTTDSQVSGTQHRQIKTQKRRIAPTSKIPSTAVEMPGSADVSGLNVQFGALDFGSESALPEFGQPESCNSEATREAPVPVPQTQSSLYSKPISSESLASTVPLLLPPLASSDSIYPPPSVLPSLAPSTLTTPSANSVSTSTSSSSSSSSSSSVASSAGNSFDCGVAPHSRLTFSQSKESSGPVTNGFNGVRTSAALDSTSSSSTPKPESPSLGGSTSVALPSAPLSLLPPSVTPHSSTLSSLAPELPSATLSSLSSHVSSGHSSVSALGTSSSLTYTNVDSVNSLAASSAAFSSVSVSALSGNNGVSSAVSSSLHSAVLGLSGNGTTAPSAIRTAPLLSSSTGKAPPNLSQGVPPLLPNQYIMGPGGLLPAYPQIYGYEDLHMLQSRLPMDYYGITFPGPTATLSGRDGSLANNPYSGEVTKFGRGDSTSPAPPTTLSAAHAPQAAQPPQAQSQGQSQPQPQGHHSTQQAFLNPALPPGYSYTGLPYYPGVPGMPSAFQYGPTMFVPPASAKQHGMGLSNPSTPFQQPGGYSQHTFSSGYDDLTQGPAGAEYSKGYSNSSQTQAKSAASGPGKGVSVTSSNSGVPDISGTVYNKTQSFDKQGFHAGTPPPFNLPSALGGTGPLNPGGAPGYAPGPFLHILPAHQQPHSQLLHHHLTQDGQGGPNQRNQSSSMQQKTQVNKSSYGSSPYWGN
- the ubap2a gene encoding ubiquitin-associated protein 2a isoform X8 translates to MMTSLGGDRARSTREKVLPTSTQTTQPQKQLQATAEQIRLAQMIYDKNDADFEDKVNQLMEVTGKNQDECMVALHDCNEDVNRAINFLLEGTSDTTSWETVGKKKSLGKDGISSESKENKENREKKGEKESTKARGGANRRGKVASRNRPARVEENGVDSAPVEKGADRGRRGKGRVSGGRGRGRAPGASRFTAQGMGSVWTFNPADYTMDSGTTNSHADVWESGTNDATDGTVAWRNTLEDWAAEDWTEDVSLSETKVFTSSCAAPPAENHHITPGQSLDLASLLQKPAGREESENPKPASSQGLGHSLVFTNSHHQPTRNGGSVATGSTSYAHATLSSVLGSGFGELGGPKLGQTAGQQILEQLKGPGLGQLTSQPPSSGDDRDPVGGLGGTGMPVPSSSWDIKPPGTQSSASLPSQFSREFKMQPEPSSVLSQLSQRQQSSLSNTGSLPLARQPSPLAQNGPSAIQAPPEAFSKAPEPSQTHAAPPQTTDSQVSGTQHRQIKTQKRRIAPTSKIPSTAVEMPGSADVSGLNVQFGALDFGSESALPEFGQPESCNSEATREAPVPVPQTQSSLYSKPISSESLASTVPLLLPPLASSDSIYPPPSVLPSLAPSTLTTPSANSVSTSTSSSSSSSSSSSVASSAGNSFDCGVAPHSRLTFSQSKESSGPVTNGFNGVRTSAALDSTSSSSTPKPESPSLGGSTSVALPSAPLSLLPPSVTPHSSTLSSLAPELPSATLSSLSSSHVSSGHSSVSALGTSSSLTYTNVDSVNSLAASSAAFSSVSVSALSGNNGVSSAVSSSLHSAVLGLSGNGTTAPSAIRTAPLLSSSTGKAPPNLSQGVPPLLPNQYIMGPGGLLPAYPQIYGYEDLHMLQSRLPMDYYGITFPGPTATLSGRDGSLANNPYSAHAPQAAQPPQAQSQGQSQPQPQGHHSTQQAFLNPALPPGYSYTGLPYYPGVPGMPSAFQYGPTMFVPPASAKQHGMGLSNPSTPFQQPGGYSQHTFSSGYDDLTQGPAGAEYSKGYSNSSQTQAKSAASGPGKGVSVTSSNSGVPDISGTVYNKTQSFDKQGFHAGTPPPFNLPSALGGTGPLNPGGAPGYAPGPFLHILPAHQQPHSQLLHHHLTQDGQGGPNQRNQSSSMQQKTQVNKSSYGSSPYWGN